In a single window of the Polynucleobacter sp. MWH-UH24A genome:
- the rfaE1 gene encoding D-glycero-beta-D-manno-heptose-7-phosphate kinase yields the protein MTEKADRTQFSKTRLLVVGDVMLDRYWFGDTSRISPEAPVPVVQVGKIDERLGGAANVARNASALGAQTSLLGVIGVDEAGKRVEALLHDSGVHSCLQTDSQVPTTVKLRVIARQQQLIRLDFEEAPSSGSLAQKLKQFETLLPETDVVILSDYGKGALEQVTSMIALAKAKQKIVLVDPKGDAYAKYKGANVLTPNRSELRQVVGVWSSEAELNQKAQALREQLEIDALLLTRSEEGMTLFTSAGASHVRAQAREVFDVSGAGDTVIATLAVALAAKWPLERAMALANRAGGIVVGKLGTATVCAEELQ from the coding sequence ATGACCGAAAAAGCCGACCGTACACAATTTAGCAAAACCCGCCTTTTGGTAGTGGGTGATGTCATGCTCGATCGCTATTGGTTTGGCGATACGAGTCGCATATCGCCTGAGGCCCCAGTTCCTGTGGTGCAGGTTGGCAAGATCGATGAGCGCTTAGGCGGTGCAGCCAACGTAGCTCGTAACGCTTCTGCTTTGGGAGCGCAAACTAGTCTACTAGGGGTAATTGGAGTTGATGAGGCCGGCAAACGAGTGGAAGCCTTATTGCACGACAGTGGCGTGCATAGCTGCTTACAGACGGATTCGCAGGTGCCTACTACCGTTAAATTAAGGGTCATAGCCCGGCAGCAACAATTGATTCGTTTAGACTTCGAGGAGGCTCCAAGTTCGGGTTCCCTGGCTCAGAAGCTCAAGCAGTTTGAGACATTACTGCCCGAGACCGATGTTGTCATCTTATCGGATTACGGTAAGGGCGCCTTAGAGCAAGTGACCAGCATGATTGCGCTAGCCAAGGCAAAACAAAAGATTGTTCTGGTCGACCCAAAGGGTGATGCGTACGCGAAGTACAAAGGTGCGAACGTATTAACTCCCAATCGCAGCGAATTGCGGCAAGTGGTCGGCGTGTGGTCGAGCGAAGCAGAGCTTAATCAAAAGGCTCAGGCCTTGAGAGAGCAGCTTGAGATCGACGCTTTACTGTTAACCCGCTCTGAGGAGGGCATGACATTATTTACATCGGCTGGCGCAAGTCATGTTCGTGCCCAGGCGCGGGAGGTATTTGATGTGTCAGGCGCTGGGGACACCGTGATCGCTACTTTAGCAGTCGCATTGGCTGCCAAATGGCCTCTGGAGCGTGCGATGGCCTTGGCCAATCGCGCTGGAGGCATAGTGGTCGGTAAACTGGGAACGGCAACCGTTTGTGCAGAGGAGCTACAGTGA